Proteins encoded within one genomic window of Oceanispirochaeta sp.:
- a CDS encoding SDR family oxidoreductase — translation MKSYVFISGATGGLGRSYVIDAAGRGWDLFLSDIPGSPLKELASEVSTRFNVDIQYLEGSFLSQEKRDDFFLRLRQSGFRFHFLINVAGIEYETPFKDLALSQIRQIMNVNMNGTVELTSVLLKQRSKSDVFRILTVSSLSYFYPMPYKAAYSATKRFLYHFFTAIREELRDENVTVTLLCPAGMPTKQIVRDRINAQGFMGKITSVNPESVAHQSINCTLAAVEEYIPGVINRLLRFAGSFVKEPGRARILKKRWDKASHETSYQGVSESLR, via the coding sequence ATGAAATCCTATGTTTTTATATCCGGTGCCACCGGTGGTTTAGGCCGATCCTATGTTATCGACGCAGCCGGCAGGGGTTGGGATCTTTTTCTCAGTGATATTCCCGGATCTCCCTTAAAAGAATTGGCTTCCGAGGTTTCCACACGATTCAATGTGGATATTCAGTACCTGGAAGGAAGTTTTTTGAGTCAGGAAAAAAGAGATGACTTTTTTCTCCGCCTCAGGCAATCAGGCTTCCGCTTTCATTTTTTGATCAATGTGGCCGGGATTGAATATGAGACGCCCTTTAAGGATTTGGCCCTGAGTCAAATCCGGCAGATTATGAATGTGAATATGAACGGTACAGTGGAATTGACCTCAGTACTATTGAAGCAGAGATCGAAATCTGATGTTTTCAGGATTCTCACCGTCTCCAGTCTCTCCTATTTTTACCCCATGCCCTATAAGGCGGCCTATTCTGCAACAAAACGATTCTTATACCATTTTTTTACAGCGATCCGGGAAGAACTTCGGGATGAAAATGTGACTGTAACTCTCTTATGTCCCGCTGGAATGCCGACTAAACAGATTGTCAGAGACCGGATCAATGCCCAGGGATTCATGGGGAAAATCACTTCTGTGAATCCTGAATCTGTGGCTCATCAGAGCATCAACTGCACCCTCGCAGCTGTGGAAGAATATATTCCCGGCGTGATAAATCGTTTATTGCGTTTTGCAGGATCCTTCGTGAAGGAACCGGGACGAGCCAGGATATTGAAGAAAAGATGGGATAAAGCTTCTCATGAAACATCATATCAGGGTGTGAGCGAAAGCCTTCGATAG